The Haloarcula sp. CBA1127 genomic interval ATCACTATACCACTATTTTCTGACGGATAATTCACGACAAAGCGCCTGATAATTTTATTCTTTAAACCTTGAATTAGGTTCTGTAAGTATCCCTATCATCGGATTTCTACCCTGAGTTACACCGCAGTAAGTCAGCTGTGAATGGCTCTATGACACGCTAAATGTGTATTGTATTTAGAAGTCTCTCTATCCCCTCAATAACAACTGTCCCTTCTCAGGAAGTAGCAGACGCTGTTCTCCGGAGCCCACACACTTTCCATCGCAAATGTGTGAACAGAAAGCTGGCCTCGGCACTCATAGGGCTCGTCATCAGCAGGGAGTCACCCCGGTTCGGCCCAGTGAGTCGTCGTCATCGACCGCCAGATAGTACGGTCGCCGCCGACAAGACGGTTACTCATCGGGGCCACACAGTAGAACAAACGCTAAACCAACGCGGGCCAACCAGTCGTACATGAACAGACGACGCTTTCTCACGCTTTCCGGGGTGGGTGTCGTCGGCGCAGTCGCAGGCTGCCGTAGCGAGGCGGACAGCGCCGAATCCGTTGACAGCCACCCGGCGGCCGCCGACCTCGACGCCCAGCCCCGCCGCGGCGAACTGGGCGGCCACGTCATCTTGGCGTTCGAAGACCCCTCCTGTCCCACGTGTCGCCGCTTCCACGAGGACACGCTGCCGGACATTCGGAAGAATATCGTGGACGCAGGCAAAGGCGCGTACGTCGTCCGGACCTACCCGGTCATCTACCCCTGGGGTGAGCCAGCGACGCAGGCGTTGGAGTCGACGTTCGCCCGTGACAGCGAGGCGTACTGGTCGCTGTTCGATCACTACTTCGCCGAGCAGTCGTCGTTCGACCCGGACAACGTTCTGGACCGGACGGCGACGTTTCTCACCGAGGAGACCGAGGTAGACGGCGAGGCGGTCGCGCGCGACGCGCGGGAGCGGACACACGATGACGCTGTGCAGGCTGACATCCAGGCGGCCGAGAACGCCGGACTGGGCGAGACGACGCCGATCATTCTGCTGTTCGAGGACGGCGAGTTCGTGACGAAAGTCAACGGAAGCGTCAGCTACGACCTCATCGCGGAGGCGCTGGGAGAGCGCGACGAATGAGCATCGCACGCGGGCTCCGACTGCCGACGACGCGCGGCGACTGGCGACTCATGGGTCGGACGGTCAGGCTCGTGCTCACGCTGCCGGTCTATGCGGCGGTCGCGGTGATCGCTGCCGCCGTTTCGCTGACGCTGTTCGTCGTCTCGCTGAACGTCCCGCTGGTGCTTGACCTCGTAGTTGGTGGGTCGCTTCCGCTTGCCAGCCGCCTGCGCGTGCTCGCTGAACTGTACCCGTTCATCGGCACGTCGTTCAACCCTGCACAGGGAATTCTGCTGGTCGTCGTCGCCGCCCTCACCGGCGTTGACATCGGTCTGGTGACGTACCACTTCCGCGAACACGGCCTCGATCTCCAGCAGGGGGGCGCGGGCGTCGCGGGTGTCGTCCTCGGAACGCTCGGCGCGGGCTGTGCGGCCTGTGGGTCGGCGGTCTTGCTGGGGCTGCTGTCGCTGCTCGGCGTCTCGACTTCGTTGCTGTTTCTGCCGCTGGATGGACTAGAGTTCGCGCTGCTTGCGCTCGTGGTGTTGACCCTTTCCGTCTACTGGCTCGCCGAGGGGATGCGTGGCGGCGAAATCAACGGGTGTCCGGTCGACATCTGACTGTGTCGTTGGCAGGCCCTCGTCTCGCTTCGGTCGTGGAGTGCCAACCATTCCAGCGGGAGAAAACGTATAGTGTCGTCAGCCGAACACCCATATCGAGAAGATATGCCCGAGACGAAGTCCCAGGTGACGGCTTCGACGGAGTCCCCCGCTGAATACGAGCACCTCCACCGGAAGCGGAAAGAAACGGCCGGCACGGTCGAACTGGCTGAAATCGTTGATGTGTGGGTCGGCGAGCGCGAACTCGCCTGTCAGTTCCAGTTCGACTGGTCGACCGACGCGATACAGCGGCGCTACGACCTGGACAGCGACCGCGACATCGCCAAGGTCGAGCGACTCTGTGAAGCCAACGGCCTGCAGTTCGAGCAGGCCAGCCATCTAGAGGGGTCGCTGGTCGAAC includes:
- a CDS encoding thioredoxin domain-containing protein; translated protein: MNRRRFLTLSGVGVVGAVAGCRSEADSAESVDSHPAAADLDAQPRRGELGGHVILAFEDPSCPTCRRFHEDTLPDIRKNIVDAGKGAYVVRTYPVIYPWGEPATQALESTFARDSEAYWSLFDHYFAEQSSFDPDNVLDRTATFLTEETEVDGEAVARDARERTHDDAVQADIQAAENAGLGETTPIILLFEDGEFVTKVNGSVSYDLIAEALGERDE